AGCATGGCTTTACCAATTTTAGGGGATTGCCCATTTTCATCCAGTAGGCCTGCCTTACCAGCTGTGCCTACCAAAGTACCAAAGGTATCAAACAACTCCACAAAGGTGAAGGTAAATACAATGGTCCAGAGGCCCATTTCAAAGGCACCCATAATATCTAATTTGCCCACATATACCTGACTAAGGTCAGGTATAGCAAAGGGGGTAAAGTTTTCAGGAATTACTGTAACTCCCATAGGAATACCAATGATGGTGGTCAGTACGATACCAATTAACAGGGACCCCTTTACTCCCCTTGACATCAAAATTCCGGTAATGATCAGACCGATAATAGTTAAGACCATGGATGGGTTGTGGAAAGAACCAATAAAAGAATTCCATTCAAAGAACTTCAGAGTGGCTACTCCACCCTTTTGCAGGGCATCCATGGTAGGAGGAATGACCGGGCCCGCTTTCACTATGGCCACTTCAGAAAGTTTTAAGCCGATAATGGTGATAAATAAACCAATGCCTACGGTGATAGCTCGCTTCATGGAATTAGGAATAGCAACCATCAGGATTTGACGGATCTGGGTCACGGTTAATATAAGAAAAATAATACCAGAAATAAATACAGCACCCAGTGCTGTTTCCCAGGGCATCCCTTGTCCTTGGGCAGCAACTGCAGCAAAATAAGCATTAAGACCCATACCCGGGGCCAGTGCGATGGGAAAGTTGACAAATAAACCCATGGCTATGGTAACCACAGCACCTGCCATAGCAGTGGCGAAAAATACCGCGTTCTTATCCATCCCAGTACCAGCCAAGATATTGGGGTTCAAAAACAGAATATAGGCCATTGTCATGAACGTTGTCAGACCGGCTACCACTTCTGTTCTTACTGTGGTTTTATTCTCCTTGAGCTTGAATAACTGTTCCAGCACGTTGAATTTTCCTCCCTTAGATTGACAGTTCCAGTGGTATTGGCTTTGTTTCCTTAGGTATTATTTACTACGGGAAAATCTATCATGCAGAGGGGGCGGGTCCTAAGCATGGACCAAAGCAAAAAAACCCAGCACGATAGGTCTCCTCTAATAGAGTGAAACCTACCGCCTGGGCTTTTATCCCTATCGGTGTAGCGCGCTGACGCCTGTACCGCTCGGTCCGAACCAACCAAAGGTTGTGGAACCCTAGGTACACTTTCCCTCCCGTAGTCGGGCAATTACGGTTGCCCGGTAGAAACACTTGAGCCAATTCCCAAGCATATACGGAACATTAATTTGTACAAACTCATACTAGCAAGAGCTGACCCGTTTGTCAACGAGCCAGAACAAATTTTTACATGTTTTTTAGAGGTCTGACCTACTCTTCTTGGATATGTTTCATCAATGAACAGCTATATAAGTAAGAGGCCAATATATGAATTTTTTCCAACTCCTCATAAAACTCCACACTGGCTGCA
This genomic interval from Desulforamulus reducens MI-1 contains the following:
- a CDS encoding NCS2 family permease; protein product: MLEQLFKLKENKTTVRTEVVAGLTTFMTMAYILFLNPNILAGTGMDKNAVFFATAMAGAVVTIAMGLFVNFPIALAPGMGLNAYFAAVAAQGQGMPWETALGAVFISGIIFLILTVTQIRQILMVAIPNSMKRAITVGIGLFITIIGLKLSEVAIVKAGPVIPPTMDALQKGGVATLKFFEWNSFIGSFHNPSMVLTIIGLIITGILMSRGVKGSLLIGIVLTTIIGIPMGVTVIPENFTPFAIPDLSQVYVGKLDIMGAFEMGLWTIVFTFTFVELFDTFGTLVGTAGKAGLLDENGQSPKIGKAMLVDALGVSFGAFMGTSTVTAYVESAAGVGEGGRTGLTAVTTGAMFLLALVIAPLAGLIPNAATAPALIIVGLLMVSAIREIDFDDFTEGFPAFLTFALMPFTYNIANGIAAGIVFYTTLKVASGRAKEVHWMMYLLFVIIVARYLFLGGE